In a genomic window of Azospirillum lipoferum 4B:
- a CDS encoding CbtA family protein: MDLIRRLFTAALVAGVLSGTAASVVQQATTVPLILEAEKYEVVTPPPAPAVAAPGAAAAAESHQHGPVREVGEGVPTTLDEAMQRIGLTIVSNLLTGVAYALLLSAAMLLAGRPVDARRGLVWGAGGFVAVSLAPSFGLPPELPGMAGADLELRQLWWLAAAAGAGVGMAALAFARNRLVIAAAVIAAALPHLVGAPHPESAEGAVPPELAAHFVTASLGSAALFWAILGATCGWLISGLVGEAEHRPALRVQPGAR; encoded by the coding sequence ATGGACCTGATCCGGCGGCTGTTCACAGCCGCTTTGGTCGCGGGCGTGCTCTCCGGCACGGCCGCTTCCGTCGTTCAGCAGGCGACGACCGTCCCGCTGATCCTTGAAGCCGAGAAATACGAGGTGGTGACCCCGCCGCCCGCTCCGGCCGTGGCCGCCCCCGGCGCTGCTGCCGCTGCCGAGTCGCATCAGCATGGCCCCGTGCGCGAGGTCGGCGAAGGCGTGCCCACCACGCTGGACGAGGCGATGCAGCGCATCGGCCTGACCATCGTCTCAAACCTGCTGACCGGCGTCGCCTATGCGCTGCTGCTGTCGGCCGCGATGCTGCTTGCCGGCCGGCCGGTCGATGCGCGGCGCGGGCTGGTGTGGGGGGCCGGCGGTTTCGTCGCCGTGTCGCTGGCGCCGTCCTTCGGCCTGCCGCCGGAACTGCCGGGCATGGCCGGGGCCGATCTGGAGCTGCGCCAGCTCTGGTGGCTGGCCGCCGCAGCCGGGGCCGGCGTCGGCATGGCCGCGCTCGCCTTCGCCCGCAACCGCCTCGTCATCGCCGCCGCCGTCATCGCCGCCGCCTTGCCCCATCTGGTCGGCGCGCCCCACCCGGAAAGCGCCGAGGGCGCCGTCCCGCCGGAGCTGGCCGCCCATTTCGTCACCGCCTCGCTCGGCAGCGCCGCCCTGTTCTGGGCGATCCTGGGCGCGACTTGCGGCTGGCTGATAAGCGGTCTGGTCGGCGAGGCCGAGCATCGCCCTGCCCTGCGGGTCCAGCCCGGCGCGCGTTAA
- a CDS encoding ABC transporter ATP-binding protein, producing the protein MNAAPNDDIILEARNLTKEFKGFVAVKEVNLQVKRGTIHALIGPNGAGKSTVFNLLTKFLTPTRGQILYKGRDITRTKPADIALMGLVRSFQISAVFPHLSVLENVRVALQRPLGTSFHFWKSESTLYDLHDRALELIEAVNLTPWAGHTAAELPYGRKRALEIATTLALDPEVMLLDEPLAGMGHEDIEGTAALIKRVAADRTVLMVEHNLSVVAHLSDTITVLRRGEILAEGPYEVVSKNPQVMEAYMGTGHA; encoded by the coding sequence ATGAACGCCGCACCGAACGACGACATCATCCTGGAAGCGCGCAACCTGACGAAGGAGTTCAAGGGCTTCGTGGCGGTGAAGGAGGTGAACCTGCAGGTGAAGCGGGGCACCATCCACGCGCTGATCGGCCCGAACGGCGCCGGCAAGAGCACGGTGTTCAACCTGCTGACCAAGTTCCTGACGCCGACGCGCGGCCAGATCCTCTACAAGGGCCGCGACATCACCCGGACCAAGCCGGCGGACATCGCGCTGATGGGGCTGGTCCGCTCCTTCCAGATCTCGGCCGTCTTCCCGCATTTGAGCGTGCTGGAGAATGTCCGGGTGGCCTTGCAGCGGCCGCTCGGCACCAGCTTCCATTTCTGGAAGTCCGAATCGACGCTCTACGACCTGCATGACCGGGCGCTGGAGCTGATCGAGGCGGTGAACCTCACCCCCTGGGCCGGCCACACCGCTGCCGAGCTGCCCTATGGCCGCAAGCGCGCGCTGGAGATCGCCACCACGCTGGCGCTCGACCCGGAGGTGATGCTGCTGGACGAGCCGCTGGCCGGCATGGGCCATGAGGACATCGAAGGCACCGCGGCGCTGATCAAGCGCGTCGCCGCCGACCGCACCGTGCTGATGGTGGAGCACAACCTGTCGGTCGTCGCCCACCTGTCGGACACCATCACCGTGCTGCGTCGCGGCGAGATCCTGGCGGAGGGACCGTATGAGGTCGTCTCCAAGAACCCGCAGGTGATGGAAGCTTATATGGGGACCGGACATGCCTGA
- a CDS encoding CbtB domain-containing protein, whose protein sequence is MTTRSIHTAAGSATRSAAQTAVAAFAAILLGSFLLYGVGFAQPQQIHDAAHDARHSFAFPCH, encoded by the coding sequence ATGACCACCCGTTCGATCCACACTGCCGCCGGTTCCGCGACCCGCAGCGCCGCCCAGACCGCGGTCGCCGCCTTCGCCGCGATCCTGCTGGGCAGCTTCCTGCTGTACGGCGTCGGCTTCGCCCAGCCGCAGCAGATCCACGACGCGGCTCACGATGCCCGTCACTCCTTCGCGTTTCCCTGCCACTAA
- a CDS encoding ABC transporter ATP-binding protein, which translates to MPDGAMTKTAMLEIADLHGYYGESHVLHGVSLEVRQGEVVTLLGRNGAGKTSTMRAIMGIMGKRTGSIRFQGQELIGMAQHRIPRLGIGYVPEERGIFSSLSVDENLTLPPVVKEGGMTIPQIYDLFPNLKGRGSTQGTRLSGGEQQMLAIARILRTGATMILLDEPTEGLAPVIIEQIGVAVRALKARGFTIVLVEQNFRFAATIADRHYVMEEGHVVDMIPNDQLSANMDKLHTYLGV; encoded by the coding sequence ATGCCTGACGGCGCGATGACCAAAACCGCGATGCTGGAGATCGCCGACCTGCACGGCTATTACGGCGAAAGCCATGTGCTGCACGGCGTCAGCCTGGAGGTGCGGCAGGGCGAGGTGGTGACGCTGCTGGGCCGCAACGGCGCCGGCAAGACCTCCACCATGCGCGCCATCATGGGGATCATGGGCAAGCGCACCGGCTCCATCCGCTTCCAGGGGCAGGAGCTGATCGGCATGGCGCAGCACAGGATCCCGCGCCTTGGCATCGGCTATGTGCCGGAGGAGCGCGGCATCTTCTCCTCGCTCAGCGTGGACGAGAACCTGACGCTGCCGCCGGTGGTGAAAGAGGGCGGGATGACGATCCCGCAGATCTACGACCTGTTCCCCAACCTGAAGGGCCGCGGCTCGACGCAGGGAACGCGCCTGTCGGGCGGCGAGCAGCAGATGCTGGCCATCGCCCGCATCCTGCGCACCGGTGCCACCATGATCCTGCTGGACGAACCGACCGAGGGCCTCGCCCCCGTCATCATCGAGCAGATCGGCGTGGCGGTGCGGGCGCTGAAGGCGCGCGGCTTCACCATCGTGCTGGTGGAACAGAATTTCCGCTTCGCCGCCACCATCGCCGACCGTCATTACGTGATGGAGGAGGGCCATGTGGTGGACATGATCCCCAACGACCAGCTGAGC